The following proteins are encoded in a genomic region of Tenebrio molitor chromosome 7, icTenMoli1.1, whole genome shotgun sequence:
- the EloB gene encoding elongin-B codes for MDVFLMIRRKKLTIFTDAKDTTTVLELKKIIEGILKIPPQDQQLFNKDNTIMKDEQMLQDYGLTSVTAKAQSPATVGLAVRETVDTFEHLELTPYSAPPDLPDVMKSQEANGQEQSS; via the exons ATG GACGTCTTTTTGATGATCCGGAGGAAGAAGTTGACGATTTTTACCGATGCAAAAGACACGACCACCGTCCTTgaactgaaaaaaatcattgaag GGATCTTGAAAATACCGCCTCAGGACCAGCAGTTATTCAATAAAGACAACACTATTATGAAAGACGAACAGATGCTCCAGGATTATGGATTGACTTCAGTTACGGCCAAGGCACAGAGCCCAGCCACAGTGGGCCTGGCagtaag AGAAACTGTTGATACTTTTGAACATCTGGAGCTGACTCCGTACTCGGCTCCGCCAGACCTACCAGACGTCATGAAATCTCAGGAAGCTAACGGGCAGGAACAGTCTTCctga
- the HHEX gene encoding uncharacterized protein HHEX produces the protein MSFRIDDILKADTNVRRKCEFEKKNSEHSMLPANNSILQKTLLSKNFQYYRSISEPHSGPDSCINWCSSDRLYPSPDYYDVYKAKAMSYPNLYTRGHFWPNCSSFALNFFPQFCHFSKRKGGQVRFTANQTDALEKRFSSHKYLSPEDRKLLADSLKLTDRQVKTWFQNRRAKWRRCNSVSSSDAVTSTKFDDKHNLVCKKPNEVLMKSQSN, from the exons ATGTCTTTTCGGATCGACGACATTTTAAAAGCGGACACGAATGTCCGAAGAAAATGTGAATTCGAAAAGAAAAACTCGGAGCACTCGATGCTACCGGCAAACAACAGTATTTTACAAAAGACGTTGCTAAGTAAGAATTTTCAGTACTACAGATCTATAAGTGAACCACACTCAGGTCCCGATTCTTGTATTAATTGGTGCAGCAGTGACAGATTGTACCCCAGTCCAGATTACTACGACGTCTACAAAGCAAAAG CCATGTCCTATCCGAACTTGTACACGAGAGGACACTTCTGGCCCAACTGTTCCTCCTTCGCTCTCAACTTTTTCCCGCAATTCTGTCATTTTTCGAAAAGAAAAGGCGGACAAGTGAGATTCACGGCGAACCAAACTGACGCGTTAGAAAAACGATTTTCCTCGCACAAATATCTCAGTCCCGAAGACAGAAAATTGTTGGCCGACTCCCTCAAACTGACCGACCGTCAG GTGAAAACGTGGTTCCAAAATCGCAGAGCAAAATGGAGACGCTGCAATTCGGTTTCTTCGAGTGATGCGGTGACATCGACGAAATTCGACGACAAACACAACTTGGTTTGTAAAAAACCTAATGAAGTGTTAATGAAATCTCAAAGTAACTAA